The Procambarus clarkii isolate CNS0578487 chromosome 66, FALCON_Pclarkii_2.0, whole genome shotgun sequence genome has a window encoding:
- the LOC123769191 gene encoding condensin-2 complex subunit G2 isoform X5, which produces MAKQEFLAAVEDGHHAQFITLIQNHGSKRSTVDLEEVVIELNRAQHEKIWNSLHSWVNEQLNKLVGVNESEEEVESGQRVAAGDELDDTHKTGHTGPTKIASSAHSQHEPQAMEPCEPYNEKLMEGVLEFAHIYIKSFKDGDIFIPDTLMELAVLLHGMARVFKGRVQAGVASLCELWWLKGLEEREHLVLNVLPILLDVATSKGAKRKDVIRLWSLREALQLVELDDPNYEPFVEQLVACAAAAIFLTCDEGVKWLATLFSSRSLISRLHRKIKTVLPGCTKLQCEKYAEVYFRAWKTSKGDAKVALEEECIQDLMYAAVHVDPTTGRLSANLHHLLHQIHRQKRHHAVATTIYSLYDPFIWRSLKAANGLVRTNAISLLCDAFPLTDSTFTQEEKSDLQERQYQAIITLLVDPCHLARIAAIRGVFNILADYWLMIPSHIIKAIFQKLLSDLVYDASSAEVRTQVIKGLTLLLDFKETVPFLTEVLVRLGDVFDDISANVRVAFVKLLLKVKSSKVIRYWEIVPVHHLLHRLEEDKPVVCKLLTQLLLSSFHPVHREDQELFKRSLALLEENRAAARRFYRYASRKLDLNSTVHFMLLIWRCLRNFILARQNEDSHEESEREDNTSSEDQPDPGDRIYLKGARRASPGDGDSSAIPAANKENTDEDSDESSLDNPIIVGGLLDTVVILWTTNAHRLAQQQNLKYLEALRKQLSKSMPLFFKFFKENNDASQTLLFLSSFLPRTLVPTLVGHCLSRLRSLQSDQGNDDLPGTYINALCNWNRSDDILELASEWLEEGFSAGMVASNKERRRSSRRVRFCKTSTPQPLIALRLLQHILQHPFNKLTTIKSNRHLLLEITLNMEKVKDRISDRLDRTEELSPLCSDTFLCECWAQYLRLVAVLHNPSVEEQEHDSNEERDDDGESPETLLFDSSETILLGLDWANSVLVPALGESSSGGKRKLRGGDDASAIAVSALNNLITTSTHLLMTGAANTAFVYKMCTFVDSLLKLDASGSFWQNSLLFAMEAHQFLQSYDHTDDDEEFEDEATPVHVINMCLSSISDYFKVQDNLPKDASKIDDTLVQLLTTLGQGSRQDQSEVMVHMADTVVQHICWIVDKDEGINTAVTKIQDAGGCVGLLIGVCQSRAKLSTMLMDALTHVLTTAIHVSSVKTTAINDITSLLAISYLLKILVHDSGKISKYSMKQTVVAADSIMARIILPTASDDNGIFQQYTRSAKEIIQDLKSSLGVL; this is translated from the exons ATGGCTAAACAGGAGTTCCTGGCAGCAGTGGAAGATGGCCATCATGCTCAATTTATTACTCTCATTCAGAACCAT GGAAGTAAACGTAGCACTGTTGACTTGGAAGAGGTTGTAATAGAATTAAATCGAGCACAACATGAGAAGATATGGAACAGTCTTCACTCTTGGGTCAATGAACAACTAAACAAACTAGTTGGCGTAAACGAGTCCGAGGAAGAAGTGGAGAGTGGTCAACGAGTGGCAGCTGGGGATGAATTAGACGATACGCACAAGACGGGTCACACAGGACCAACAAAGATTGCAAGCTCGGCACACAGCCAACATGAGCCACAGGCTATG GAACCATGTGAACCATACAATGAAAAACTGATGGAAGGAGTACTGGAGTTTGCCCACATCTACATAAAATCTTTCAAAGATGGAGACATTTTCATCCCAGATACGTTGATGGAATTAGCTG TGTTGTTAcatgggatggcgagggtgtttaAAGGTCGAGTACAAGCAGGAGTTGCCTCCTTATGTGAGCTTTGGTGGCTTAAGGGGCTTGAAGAGCGTGAGCATCTTGTCCTCAATGTCTTGCCTATTCTACTAGATGTTGCTACGAGCAAGGGTGCAAAA AGGAAAGATGTGATAAGACTGTGGTCACTACGCGAGGCTCTTCAGTTGGTCGAGCTTGACGATCCTAATTATGAGCCGTTTGTCGAACAGCTGGTTGCTTGTGCTGCAGCTGCGATCTTCCTGACATGTGATGAGGGTGTGAAATGGCTTGCAACATTGTTCTCGTCACGCTCGCTTATTTCTCGTCTCCATCGGAAAATAAAAACTGTACTTCCAGGATGCACAAAACTCCAGTGTGAAAAGTATGCTGAAGTCTATTTTCGTGCTTGGAAGACTAGCAAGGGAGATGCTAAGGTG gcTCTGGAGGAAGAGTGCATACAGGATTTAATGTATGCTGCTGTCCATGTGGACCCGACGACTGGTCGACTGTCTGCAAATCTTCATCATCTGCTCCATCAAATTCATCGTCAAAAGAGGCATCATGCTGTAGCAACAACCATTTATTCTCTCTATGACCCCTTCATTTGGCGATCTCTAAAG GCTGCTAATGGTCTTGTGCGTACGAATGCCATCTCACTCCTGTGTGATGCTTTTCCACTTACGGATAGTACCTTTACTCAAGAAGAGAAGAGTGACCTGCAAGAGAGACAATACCAAGCAATTATCACCTTGCTTGTTGATCCTTGCCATCTTGCTCGCATCGCTGCAATCAGG GGTGTGTTTAATATCTTGGCAGACTACTGGCTCATGAtcccatcacacatcataaaggcCATTTTCCAAAAGCTGCTGTCAGATCTCGTGTATGATGCGTCATCAGCTGAAGTTCGCACTCAAGTTATCAAG GGTCTGACCCTGCTTCTGGACTTTAAAGAGACTGTGCCGTTCCTTACTGAAGTCTTGGTTCGCCTTGGAGATGTGTTTGACGATATTAGTGCAAATGTTCGTGTTGCTTTCGTCAAGTTATTGTTGAAGGTGAAATCTTCAAAGGTTATCAG GTACTGGGAAATAGTTCCTGTGCATCATCTTCTGCATCGGCTAGAGGAAGACAAACCTGTAGTTTGCAAGTTGCTTACCCAACTCTTGCTCAGTTCCTTCCATCCTGTCCATCGTGAAGACCAG GAGCTTTTTAAACGGTCTCTGGCATTATTGGAGGAGAATCGGGCGGCAGCTCGCCGATTTTATAGGTATGCGAGCCGCAAGCTGGACCTGAACAGCACTGTCCACTTCATGTTGTTAATATGGCGTTGTCTTCGGAACTTTATATTGGCTCGACAGAATGAGGATTCCCATGAAG agagtgagagggaggacaACACAAGTTCTGAAGATCAACCAGACCCAGGAGACCGGATCTATCTGAAAGGAGCTCGTAGGGCTTCTCCAGGGGATGGCGATTCCTCTGCTATTCCTGCTGCCAATAAAGAAAATACAG ATGAAGATAGTGATGAGTCTTCTTTAGACAACCCTATTATTGTTGGTGGGCTTTTGGATACTGTTGTGATCCTGTGGACTACCAACGCTCACAGACTCGCGCAGCAACAAAACCTCAAGTATCTGGAGGCGTTAAGAAAACAGCTTTCTAAAAGCATGCCTCTCttcttcaaattctttaag GAAAACAATGATGCATCACAGACACTACTCTTCTTGTCAAGTTTCTTGCCCCGAACCTTAGTGCCTACCTTGGTTGGTCACTGCCTGTCACGTCTTCGATCACTACAGTCGGATCAG GGAAATGATGATTTACCCGGGACATACATTAATGCTCTTTGCAACTGGAATCGTAGTGATGATATCTTGGAGTTGGCGTCCGAGTGGCTTGAGGAAGGCTTCAGTgctggaatggttgcaagtaacaAG GAGCGCCGTCGTAGTAGTCGCAGGGTGCGATTTTGTAAGACGAGTACACCCCAGCCCCTTATTGCATTACGTCTGTTGCAGCACATTCTGCAGCACCCTTTCAATAAGCTTACAACAATAAAGAGTAATAGACATCTGCTTTTGGAAATTACTCTAAATATGGAGAAAGTTAAA GATAGAATTAGTGACCGTTTGGACCGTACTGAAGAATTGTCACCACTCTGCTCGGACACCTTCTTATGTGAATGTTGGGCTCAGTATTTGAGATTGGTAGCTGTTCTTCATAACCCTTCTGTTGAAGAACAAGAACACGACAGCAATGAAGAACGAGATGATGACGGAGAAAGTCCAGAGACACTCCTGTTTGATAGTTCGGAGACAATCTTACTAGGCTTAGATTGGGCCAACAG TGTGTTGGTGCCTGCCCTTGGGGAGAGTAGTAGTGGTGGCAAGAGGAAGTTGAGAGGAGGAGACGATGCCTCAGCTATAGCCGTCTCTGCACTCAACAACCTTATTACAACTAGCACTCATTTGCTCATGACAGGAGCTGCAAATACTGCATTTGTTTATAAAATGTGTACTTTTGTGGATAGTCTTTTGAAATTGG ATGCATCTGGTAGTTTCTGGCAGAATAGTTTATTATTCGCAATGGAGGCACATCAATTTCTTCAGTCATATGATCACACTGATGATGATGAGGAATTTGAAGATGAAGCAACTCCGGTCCATGTAATAAATATGTGTTTATCATCAATATCAGACTACTTTAAAGTGCAAGATAATTTACCAAAG GATGCCAGTAAGATTGATGATACATTGGTTCAGTTGCTCACCACCCTGGGCCAGGGTTCAAGACAGGACCAATCTGAGGTGATGGTTCATATGGCTGATACTGTTGTGCAACACATTTGCTGGATTGTGGATAAG GATGAAGGTATCAACACTGCTGTGACCAAGATCCAAGATGCTGGTGGATGTGTGGGCTTGCTGATTGGTGTTTGTCAGAGTCGTGCCAAACTCTCCACCATGCTAATGGATGCTCTTACTCATGTTTTGACAACTGCAATCCATGTGAGTAGTGTCAAAACAACTGCAATCAAT GATATCACATCTCTACTGGCCATATCATATCTATTGAAGATCCTTGTCCATGACAGTGGGAAAATATCTAAATATAGCATGAAGCAAACAGTGGTTGCTGCTGACAGCATCATGGCTAGAATTATTTTACCCACAGCCAGTGATGATAATGGAATTTTTCA ACAATATACCAGGAGTGCAAAAGAGATTATTCAAGACCTGAAAAGCTCACTTGGTGTGCTGTAA
- the LOC123769191 gene encoding condensin-2 complex subunit G2 isoform X6, translated as MAKQEFLAAVEDGHHAQFITLIQNHGSKRSTVDLEEVVIELNRAQHEKIWNSLHSWVNEQLNKLVGVNESEEEVESGQRVAAGDELDDTHKTGHTGPTKIASSAHSQHEPQAMEPCEPYNEKLMEGVLEFAHIYIKSFKDGDIFIPDTLMELAVLLHGMARVFKGRVQAGVASLCELWWLKGLEEREHLVLNVLPILLDVATSKGAKRKDVIRLWSLREALQLVELDDPNYEPFVEQLVACAAAAIFLTCDEGVKWLATLFSSRSLISRLHRKIKTVLPGCTKLQCEKYAEVYFRAWKTSKGDAKVALEEECIQDLMYAAVHVDPTTGRLSANLHHLLHQIHRQKRHHAVATTIYSLYDPFIWRSLKAANGLVRTNAISLLCDAFPLTDSTFTQEEKSDLQERQYQAIITLLVDPCHLARIAAIRGVFNILADYWLMIPSHIIKAIFQKLLSDLVYDASSAEVRTQVIKGLTLLLDFKETVPFLTEVLVRLGDVFDDISANVRVAFVKLLLKVKSSKVIRYWEIVPVHHLLHRLEEDKPVVCKLLTQLLLSSFHPVHREDQELFKRSLALLEENRAAARRFYRYASRKLDLNSTVHFMLLIWRCLRNFILARQNEDSHEESEREDNTSSEDQPDPGDRIYLKGARRASPGDGDSSAIPAANKENTGGAPRTQGSLSPTTVKTNDSGKDEDSDESSLDNPIIVGGLLDTVVILWTTNAHRLAQQQNLKYLEALRKQLSKSMPLFFKFFKENNDASQTLLFLSSFLPRTLVPTLVGHCLSRLRSLQSDQGNDDLPGTYINALCNWNRSDDILELASEWLEEGFSAGMVASNKERRRSSRRVRFCKTSTPQPLIALRLLQHILQHPFNKLTTIKSNRHLLLEITLNMEKVKDRISDRLDRTEELSPLCSDTFLCECWAQYLRLVAVLHNPSVEEQEHDSNEERDDDGESPETLLFDSSETILLGLDWANSVLVPALGESSSGGKRKLRGGDDASAIAVSALNNLITTSTHLLMTGAANTAFVYKMCTFVDSLLKLDASGSFWQNSLLFAMEAHQFLQSYDHTDDDEEFEDEATPVHVINMCLSSISDYFKVQDNLPKDASKIDDTLVQLLTTLGQGSRQDQSEVMVHMADTVVQHICWIVDKDEGINTAVTKIQDAGGCVGLLIGVCQSRAKLSTMLMDALTHVLTTAIHVSSVKTTAINKLEIGWRGE; from the exons ATGGCTAAACAGGAGTTCCTGGCAGCAGTGGAAGATGGCCATCATGCTCAATTTATTACTCTCATTCAGAACCAT GGAAGTAAACGTAGCACTGTTGACTTGGAAGAGGTTGTAATAGAATTAAATCGAGCACAACATGAGAAGATATGGAACAGTCTTCACTCTTGGGTCAATGAACAACTAAACAAACTAGTTGGCGTAAACGAGTCCGAGGAAGAAGTGGAGAGTGGTCAACGAGTGGCAGCTGGGGATGAATTAGACGATACGCACAAGACGGGTCACACAGGACCAACAAAGATTGCAAGCTCGGCACACAGCCAACATGAGCCACAGGCTATG GAACCATGTGAACCATACAATGAAAAACTGATGGAAGGAGTACTGGAGTTTGCCCACATCTACATAAAATCTTTCAAAGATGGAGACATTTTCATCCCAGATACGTTGATGGAATTAGCTG TGTTGTTAcatgggatggcgagggtgtttaAAGGTCGAGTACAAGCAGGAGTTGCCTCCTTATGTGAGCTTTGGTGGCTTAAGGGGCTTGAAGAGCGTGAGCATCTTGTCCTCAATGTCTTGCCTATTCTACTAGATGTTGCTACGAGCAAGGGTGCAAAA AGGAAAGATGTGATAAGACTGTGGTCACTACGCGAGGCTCTTCAGTTGGTCGAGCTTGACGATCCTAATTATGAGCCGTTTGTCGAACAGCTGGTTGCTTGTGCTGCAGCTGCGATCTTCCTGACATGTGATGAGGGTGTGAAATGGCTTGCAACATTGTTCTCGTCACGCTCGCTTATTTCTCGTCTCCATCGGAAAATAAAAACTGTACTTCCAGGATGCACAAAACTCCAGTGTGAAAAGTATGCTGAAGTCTATTTTCGTGCTTGGAAGACTAGCAAGGGAGATGCTAAGGTG gcTCTGGAGGAAGAGTGCATACAGGATTTAATGTATGCTGCTGTCCATGTGGACCCGACGACTGGTCGACTGTCTGCAAATCTTCATCATCTGCTCCATCAAATTCATCGTCAAAAGAGGCATCATGCTGTAGCAACAACCATTTATTCTCTCTATGACCCCTTCATTTGGCGATCTCTAAAG GCTGCTAATGGTCTTGTGCGTACGAATGCCATCTCACTCCTGTGTGATGCTTTTCCACTTACGGATAGTACCTTTACTCAAGAAGAGAAGAGTGACCTGCAAGAGAGACAATACCAAGCAATTATCACCTTGCTTGTTGATCCTTGCCATCTTGCTCGCATCGCTGCAATCAGG GGTGTGTTTAATATCTTGGCAGACTACTGGCTCATGAtcccatcacacatcataaaggcCATTTTCCAAAAGCTGCTGTCAGATCTCGTGTATGATGCGTCATCAGCTGAAGTTCGCACTCAAGTTATCAAG GGTCTGACCCTGCTTCTGGACTTTAAAGAGACTGTGCCGTTCCTTACTGAAGTCTTGGTTCGCCTTGGAGATGTGTTTGACGATATTAGTGCAAATGTTCGTGTTGCTTTCGTCAAGTTATTGTTGAAGGTGAAATCTTCAAAGGTTATCAG GTACTGGGAAATAGTTCCTGTGCATCATCTTCTGCATCGGCTAGAGGAAGACAAACCTGTAGTTTGCAAGTTGCTTACCCAACTCTTGCTCAGTTCCTTCCATCCTGTCCATCGTGAAGACCAG GAGCTTTTTAAACGGTCTCTGGCATTATTGGAGGAGAATCGGGCGGCAGCTCGCCGATTTTATAGGTATGCGAGCCGCAAGCTGGACCTGAACAGCACTGTCCACTTCATGTTGTTAATATGGCGTTGTCTTCGGAACTTTATATTGGCTCGACAGAATGAGGATTCCCATGAAG agagtgagagggaggacaACACAAGTTCTGAAGATCAACCAGACCCAGGAGACCGGATCTATCTGAAAGGAGCTCGTAGGGCTTCTCCAGGGGATGGCGATTCCTCTGCTATTCCTGCTGCCAATAAAGAAAATACAGGTGGGG CTCCGAGGACACAGGGCAGCCTCTCGCCTACAACTGTGAAGACTAATGACTCTGGGAAAG ATGAAGATAGTGATGAGTCTTCTTTAGACAACCCTATTATTGTTGGTGGGCTTTTGGATACTGTTGTGATCCTGTGGACTACCAACGCTCACAGACTCGCGCAGCAACAAAACCTCAAGTATCTGGAGGCGTTAAGAAAACAGCTTTCTAAAAGCATGCCTCTCttcttcaaattctttaag GAAAACAATGATGCATCACAGACACTACTCTTCTTGTCAAGTTTCTTGCCCCGAACCTTAGTGCCTACCTTGGTTGGTCACTGCCTGTCACGTCTTCGATCACTACAGTCGGATCAG GGAAATGATGATTTACCCGGGACATACATTAATGCTCTTTGCAACTGGAATCGTAGTGATGATATCTTGGAGTTGGCGTCCGAGTGGCTTGAGGAAGGCTTCAGTgctggaatggttgcaagtaacaAG GAGCGCCGTCGTAGTAGTCGCAGGGTGCGATTTTGTAAGACGAGTACACCCCAGCCCCTTATTGCATTACGTCTGTTGCAGCACATTCTGCAGCACCCTTTCAATAAGCTTACAACAATAAAGAGTAATAGACATCTGCTTTTGGAAATTACTCTAAATATGGAGAAAGTTAAA GATAGAATTAGTGACCGTTTGGACCGTACTGAAGAATTGTCACCACTCTGCTCGGACACCTTCTTATGTGAATGTTGGGCTCAGTATTTGAGATTGGTAGCTGTTCTTCATAACCCTTCTGTTGAAGAACAAGAACACGACAGCAATGAAGAACGAGATGATGACGGAGAAAGTCCAGAGACACTCCTGTTTGATAGTTCGGAGACAATCTTACTAGGCTTAGATTGGGCCAACAG TGTGTTGGTGCCTGCCCTTGGGGAGAGTAGTAGTGGTGGCAAGAGGAAGTTGAGAGGAGGAGACGATGCCTCAGCTATAGCCGTCTCTGCACTCAACAACCTTATTACAACTAGCACTCATTTGCTCATGACAGGAGCTGCAAATACTGCATTTGTTTATAAAATGTGTACTTTTGTGGATAGTCTTTTGAAATTGG ATGCATCTGGTAGTTTCTGGCAGAATAGTTTATTATTCGCAATGGAGGCACATCAATTTCTTCAGTCATATGATCACACTGATGATGATGAGGAATTTGAAGATGAAGCAACTCCGGTCCATGTAATAAATATGTGTTTATCATCAATATCAGACTACTTTAAAGTGCAAGATAATTTACCAAAG GATGCCAGTAAGATTGATGATACATTGGTTCAGTTGCTCACCACCCTGGGCCAGGGTTCAAGACAGGACCAATCTGAGGTGATGGTTCATATGGCTGATACTGTTGTGCAACACATTTGCTGGATTGTGGATAAG GATGAAGGTATCAACACTGCTGTGACCAAGATCCAAGATGCTGGTGGATGTGTGGGCTTGCTGATTGGTGTTTGTCAGAGTCGTGCCAAACTCTCCACCATGCTAATGGATGCTCTTACTCATGTTTTGACAACTGCAATCCATGTGAGTAGTGTCAAAACAACTGCAATCAAT AAACTTGAGATTGGATGGCGGGGGGAATGA
- the LOC123769191 gene encoding condensin-2 complex subunit G2 isoform X7 has translation MAKQEFLAAVEDGHHAQFITLIQNHGSKRSTVDLEEVVIELNRAQHEKIWNSLHSWVNEQLNKLVGVNESEEEVESGQRVAAGDELDDTHKTGHTGPTKIASSAHSQHEPQAMEPCEPYNEKLMEGVLEFAHIYIKSFKDGDIFIPDTLMELAVLLHGMARVFKGRVQAGVASLCELWWLKGLEEREHLVLNVLPILLDVATSKGAKRKDVIRLWSLREALQLVELDDPNYEPFVEQLVACAAAAIFLTCDEGVKWLATLFSSRSLISRLHRKIKTVLPGCTKLQCEKYAEVYFRAWKTSKGDAKVALEEECIQDLMYAAVHVDPTTGRLSANLHHLLHQIHRQKRHHAVATTIYSLYDPFIWRSLKAANGLVRTNAISLLCDAFPLTDSTFTQEEKSDLQERQYQAIITLLVDPCHLARIAAIRGVFNILADYWLMIPSHIIKAIFQKLLSDLVYDASSAEVRTQVIKGLTLLLDFKETVPFLTEVLVRLGDVFDDISANVRVAFVKLLLKVKSSKVIRYWEIVPVHHLLHRLEEDKPVVCKLLTQLLLSSFHPVHREDQELFKRSLALLEENRAAARRFYRYASRKLDLNSTVHFMLLIWRCLRNFILARQNEDSHEESEREDNTSSEDQPDPGDRIYLKGARRASPGDGDSSAIPAANKENTGGAPRTQGSLSPTTVKTNDSGKDEDSDESSLDNPIIVGGLLDTVVILWTTNAHRLAQQQNLKYLEALRKQLSKSMPLFFKFFKENNDASQTLLFLSSFLPRTLVPTLVGHCLSRLRSLQSDQGNDDLPGTYINALCNWNRSDDILELASEWLEEGFSAGMVASNKERRRSSRRVRFCKTSTPQPLIALRLLQHILQHPFNKLTTIKSNRHLLLEITLNMEKVKDRISDRLDRTEELSPLCSDTFLCECWAQYLRLVAVLHNPSVEEQEHDSNEERDDDGESPETLLFDSSETILLGLDWANSVLVPALGESSSGGKRKLRGGDDASAIAVSALNNLITTSTHLLMTGAANTAFVYKMCTFVDSLLKLDASGSFWQNSLLFAMEAHQFLQSYDHTDDDEEFEDEATPVHVINMCLSSISDYFKVQDNLPKDASKIDDTLVQLLTTLGQGSRQDQSEVMVHMADTVVQHICWIVDKDEGINTAVTKIQDAGGCVGLLIGVCQSRAKLSTMLMDALTHVLTTAIHKLEIGWRGE, from the exons ATGGCTAAACAGGAGTTCCTGGCAGCAGTGGAAGATGGCCATCATGCTCAATTTATTACTCTCATTCAGAACCAT GGAAGTAAACGTAGCACTGTTGACTTGGAAGAGGTTGTAATAGAATTAAATCGAGCACAACATGAGAAGATATGGAACAGTCTTCACTCTTGGGTCAATGAACAACTAAACAAACTAGTTGGCGTAAACGAGTCCGAGGAAGAAGTGGAGAGTGGTCAACGAGTGGCAGCTGGGGATGAATTAGACGATACGCACAAGACGGGTCACACAGGACCAACAAAGATTGCAAGCTCGGCACACAGCCAACATGAGCCACAGGCTATG GAACCATGTGAACCATACAATGAAAAACTGATGGAAGGAGTACTGGAGTTTGCCCACATCTACATAAAATCTTTCAAAGATGGAGACATTTTCATCCCAGATACGTTGATGGAATTAGCTG TGTTGTTAcatgggatggcgagggtgtttaAAGGTCGAGTACAAGCAGGAGTTGCCTCCTTATGTGAGCTTTGGTGGCTTAAGGGGCTTGAAGAGCGTGAGCATCTTGTCCTCAATGTCTTGCCTATTCTACTAGATGTTGCTACGAGCAAGGGTGCAAAA AGGAAAGATGTGATAAGACTGTGGTCACTACGCGAGGCTCTTCAGTTGGTCGAGCTTGACGATCCTAATTATGAGCCGTTTGTCGAACAGCTGGTTGCTTGTGCTGCAGCTGCGATCTTCCTGACATGTGATGAGGGTGTGAAATGGCTTGCAACATTGTTCTCGTCACGCTCGCTTATTTCTCGTCTCCATCGGAAAATAAAAACTGTACTTCCAGGATGCACAAAACTCCAGTGTGAAAAGTATGCTGAAGTCTATTTTCGTGCTTGGAAGACTAGCAAGGGAGATGCTAAGGTG gcTCTGGAGGAAGAGTGCATACAGGATTTAATGTATGCTGCTGTCCATGTGGACCCGACGACTGGTCGACTGTCTGCAAATCTTCATCATCTGCTCCATCAAATTCATCGTCAAAAGAGGCATCATGCTGTAGCAACAACCATTTATTCTCTCTATGACCCCTTCATTTGGCGATCTCTAAAG GCTGCTAATGGTCTTGTGCGTACGAATGCCATCTCACTCCTGTGTGATGCTTTTCCACTTACGGATAGTACCTTTACTCAAGAAGAGAAGAGTGACCTGCAAGAGAGACAATACCAAGCAATTATCACCTTGCTTGTTGATCCTTGCCATCTTGCTCGCATCGCTGCAATCAGG GGTGTGTTTAATATCTTGGCAGACTACTGGCTCATGAtcccatcacacatcataaaggcCATTTTCCAAAAGCTGCTGTCAGATCTCGTGTATGATGCGTCATCAGCTGAAGTTCGCACTCAAGTTATCAAG GGTCTGACCCTGCTTCTGGACTTTAAAGAGACTGTGCCGTTCCTTACTGAAGTCTTGGTTCGCCTTGGAGATGTGTTTGACGATATTAGTGCAAATGTTCGTGTTGCTTTCGTCAAGTTATTGTTGAAGGTGAAATCTTCAAAGGTTATCAG GTACTGGGAAATAGTTCCTGTGCATCATCTTCTGCATCGGCTAGAGGAAGACAAACCTGTAGTTTGCAAGTTGCTTACCCAACTCTTGCTCAGTTCCTTCCATCCTGTCCATCGTGAAGACCAG GAGCTTTTTAAACGGTCTCTGGCATTATTGGAGGAGAATCGGGCGGCAGCTCGCCGATTTTATAGGTATGCGAGCCGCAAGCTGGACCTGAACAGCACTGTCCACTTCATGTTGTTAATATGGCGTTGTCTTCGGAACTTTATATTGGCTCGACAGAATGAGGATTCCCATGAAG agagtgagagggaggacaACACAAGTTCTGAAGATCAACCAGACCCAGGAGACCGGATCTATCTGAAAGGAGCTCGTAGGGCTTCTCCAGGGGATGGCGATTCCTCTGCTATTCCTGCTGCCAATAAAGAAAATACAGGTGGGG CTCCGAGGACACAGGGCAGCCTCTCGCCTACAACTGTGAAGACTAATGACTCTGGGAAAG ATGAAGATAGTGATGAGTCTTCTTTAGACAACCCTATTATTGTTGGTGGGCTTTTGGATACTGTTGTGATCCTGTGGACTACCAACGCTCACAGACTCGCGCAGCAACAAAACCTCAAGTATCTGGAGGCGTTAAGAAAACAGCTTTCTAAAAGCATGCCTCTCttcttcaaattctttaag GAAAACAATGATGCATCACAGACACTACTCTTCTTGTCAAGTTTCTTGCCCCGAACCTTAGTGCCTACCTTGGTTGGTCACTGCCTGTCACGTCTTCGATCACTACAGTCGGATCAG GGAAATGATGATTTACCCGGGACATACATTAATGCTCTTTGCAACTGGAATCGTAGTGATGATATCTTGGAGTTGGCGTCCGAGTGGCTTGAGGAAGGCTTCAGTgctggaatggttgcaagtaacaAG GAGCGCCGTCGTAGTAGTCGCAGGGTGCGATTTTGTAAGACGAGTACACCCCAGCCCCTTATTGCATTACGTCTGTTGCAGCACATTCTGCAGCACCCTTTCAATAAGCTTACAACAATAAAGAGTAATAGACATCTGCTTTTGGAAATTACTCTAAATATGGAGAAAGTTAAA GATAGAATTAGTGACCGTTTGGACCGTACTGAAGAATTGTCACCACTCTGCTCGGACACCTTCTTATGTGAATGTTGGGCTCAGTATTTGAGATTGGTAGCTGTTCTTCATAACCCTTCTGTTGAAGAACAAGAACACGACAGCAATGAAGAACGAGATGATGACGGAGAAAGTCCAGAGACACTCCTGTTTGATAGTTCGGAGACAATCTTACTAGGCTTAGATTGGGCCAACAG TGTGTTGGTGCCTGCCCTTGGGGAGAGTAGTAGTGGTGGCAAGAGGAAGTTGAGAGGAGGAGACGATGCCTCAGCTATAGCCGTCTCTGCACTCAACAACCTTATTACAACTAGCACTCATTTGCTCATGACAGGAGCTGCAAATACTGCATTTGTTTATAAAATGTGTACTTTTGTGGATAGTCTTTTGAAATTGG ATGCATCTGGTAGTTTCTGGCAGAATAGTTTATTATTCGCAATGGAGGCACATCAATTTCTTCAGTCATATGATCACACTGATGATGATGAGGAATTTGAAGATGAAGCAACTCCGGTCCATGTAATAAATATGTGTTTATCATCAATATCAGACTACTTTAAAGTGCAAGATAATTTACCAAAG GATGCCAGTAAGATTGATGATACATTGGTTCAGTTGCTCACCACCCTGGGCCAGGGTTCAAGACAGGACCAATCTGAGGTGATGGTTCATATGGCTGATACTGTTGTGCAACACATTTGCTGGATTGTGGATAAG GATGAAGGTATCAACACTGCTGTGACCAAGATCCAAGATGCTGGTGGATGTGTGGGCTTGCTGATTGGTGTTTGTCAGAGTCGTGCCAAACTCTCCACCATGCTAATGGATGCTCTTACTCATGTTTTGACAACTGCAATCCAT AAACTTGAGATTGGATGGCGGGGGGAATGA